A single genomic interval of Zingiber officinale cultivar Zhangliang chromosome 4A, Zo_v1.1, whole genome shotgun sequence harbors:
- the LOC121971538 gene encoding 3-ketoacyl-CoA synthase 6-like, which translates to MTSSSEPLPEFLSSVKLKYVKLGYRYVISKLVTLVLIPVMAALLLEALKLDPAEVVSLWRRAQGLSAVHTLATVFLLVLVATAYFMSRPRPIFLVDFACFLPAPNCRVPFATYLEHARLMPFFDEKSVRFQLRILERSGLGEETCLPPDNHYIPPRNSLGTARAEAELVIFSALDQLIAKTGLKPKDVDILVVNCSLFSPTPSLSAMVVNRYKLRSNILSFNLSGMGCSAGLISIDLARDLLQAHPNSYALVVSTEIITPNYYTGNERSMLLPNCLFRMGAAAVLLSNRRRDRGRAKYRLLHVVRTHRGADDQAYRCVNEEEDRDGNSGISLSKDLMAIAGEALRTNITTVGPLVLPVTEQLRFLASLVRRRLIMAGARPGWRPYIPDFTRAFEHFCIHAGGRAVIDELQRSLRLSSEHVEASRMALHRFGNTSSSSLWYELGYIEAKGRMRRGDRVWMIGFGSGFKCNSAVWRCLRSVETPVEGPWAECIHRYPVDIPEVVKLL; encoded by the coding sequence ATGACGTCGTCGTCGGAGCCATTGCCGGAGTTCTTGAGCTCGGTGAAGCTCAAGTATGTCAAGCTGGGGTACCGGTACGTGATCAGCAAGTTGGTGACCTTGGTCCTCATCCCCGTCATGGCGGCCCTCCTCCTCGAAGCGCTGAAGCTGGATCCGGCAGAGGTCGTCTCCCTCTGGCGCCGAGCCCAAGGCCTGAGCGCCGTCCACACTCTGGCCACCGTTTTCCTCCTCGTTCTGGTCGCCACCGCCTACTTCATGTCGCGGCCGCGTCCCATCTTCCTGGTCGACTTCGCCTGCTTCCTCCCGGCCCCAAACTGCCGCGTCCCCTTCGCCACCTACCTCGAGCACGCGCGCCTCATGCCCTTCTTCGACGAGAAGAGTGTCCGATTCCAGCTGCGTATTCTGGAGCGCTCCGGCCTCGGCGAGGAGACCTGCCTCCCGCCGGATAACCACTACATCCCCCCGCGTAACTCCCTGGGGACTGCCCGCGCCGAGGCAGAGCTCGTCATCTTCTCCGCTCTCGACCAGCTCATCGCCAAGACTGGCCTCAAGCCCAAGGACGTGGACATTCTCGTCGTCAACTGCAGTCTCTTCTCGCCCACGCCGTCGTTGTCGGCCATGGTGGTCAACAGGTACAAGCTGCGGAGCAACATCCTGAGCTTCAACCTCTCCGGCATGGGTTGCAGCGCGGGGCTGATCTCCATCGACCTCGCGCGCGACCTCCTGCAGGCGCATCCAAACTCCTACGCCCTCGTCGTCTCCACCGAGATCATCACGCCCAATTACTACACCGGCAATGAACGCTCGATGCTGCTCCCCAACTGCCTCTTCCGCATGGGCGCCGCCGCGGTTCTGCTGTCCAACCGCCGGAGGGACCGCGGCCGCGCCAAGTACCGCCTGCTTCACGTGGTGCGCACCCACAGAGGAGCCGACGACCAAGCCTACCGCTGCGTGAACGAGGAGGAGGACCGCGACGGCAACTCCGGGATTAGCCTTTCCAAGGACCTCATGGCCATCGCGGGGGAGGCGCTGCGAACCAACATCACGACAGTGGGTCCACTGGTTCTGCCGGTGACGGAGCAGCTGCGCTTCCTGGCCAGTCTCGTGCGTCGGCGCTTGATCATGGCCGGGGCGCGGCCAGGGTGGAGGCCTTACATCCCCGACTTCACGCGCGCCTTCGAGCACTTCTGCATCCACGCCGGAGGCAGAGCCGTGATCGACGAGCTGCAGCGCAGCCTTCGTCTGTCGTCGGAACACGTCGAGGCGTCGCGCATGGCCCTGCACCGGTTCGGGAACACGTCGAGCAGCTCGCTGTGGTACGAGCTGGGGTACATCGAGGCCAAGGGCCGCATGCGCCGCGGGGACCGCGTGTGGATGATCGGCTTCGGCAGCGGGTTCAAGTGCAACAGCGCGGTGTGGCGGTGCCTCCGCTCGGTGGAAACGCCGGTGGAGGGGCCGTGGGCGGAGTGCATCCACCGCTACCCAGTGGACATCCCCGAGGTGGTCAAGCTGCTGTAA